The following DNA comes from Dermacentor andersoni chromosome 2, qqDerAnde1_hic_scaffold, whole genome shotgun sequence.
TAGTTGGGCTAATTTTCTCTAGCATCCACTTTCATCGTCGTTCAGTTGTCGTGCACCGACACGAAAAGAGAAGCACGAAACACATCACAGTGACCACAACACTATGAATGTCACCGTATGACAGCAACGTAATGTTAATGATGGAACGCTGCCACTGCTGTAACATCAGAAAGGGTAAACAGCAACATTAACGCACATGCGACAGGCTAGTGACCaatgttaagaacggcccgctgacgtgcaaaTTTTGCCAGTTAATTGCGACAGCGGGCGttaacttttcctggaacgccaccacaaacctctagccacggcgtcactaagtcgactgtgtgtggagaacacgCGCGTCCTCGattctccgtcgctggagccaagatgagtgcgacggcgcaggctttgtgcctgaacacgACACCGCCTACCCGGTCTACCACGAGCGGGGGAGTCCCCGAGGgtacgtagttcgaggctccttcccacgcgccgttcaagacgcaagacaatgggcaaccggtgGCCGCGCACCGGGGGCCAGCTCGGagaaaaggcacctttcctgacgtaTGCCTCgcgttctacgaagtccgtctgacgtcggttgaggaccgtgcAGCTGttcggaagtgtgtgtgtgtgtaatccctcgcgcagagaggcgactcgaTTGCGAtaactggtcgaacgtttccctcaccttgggatcgagggacaaccgagtgtttataaaccgctgctcagtgcactttctctcgcagtcatgttagactgatgcactttctctcgcagtgatgttagactgatgtactttctctcgcagtcatgctatactgatgaactgcaacgtcctgatgtagatattgtaaataaacccatattcctcgttctcggtgagaagcagtccttcccttcaacaacgtcctcagcgtggatacgttggacgacggcatgggccagctaccatctaattcatgcctgactccaatcttgacaactgattacaagcgatgggattgacccccccccccctccccccaatcctgacaacatgAATGCAAACATGTCGAAGGCGCAACGATGCTGCATTAACAAGGATATTGAAACGACATCACCATTAGGGCAACAAGAATGGCCTGATCATAGTTTCAACAAGCACACTTGCGTGACGACAATGCAGTGTTGATAACGAAGAAATGCACACCTGCTACGGAGTCACAATGTCAATAAAGCATCATGGAAATGACAGCACATTGAATGCACACTGCCAACTGAAGGGAAGAAGCAGAGACGTGACGACAATGCGgtgctggcattgaaaagatACCAATGGAAACGTGACAGTGCCATTACAATGCCAGTGCGAGCAAGACTATGTTGGAGTGCAAATGATGACAACGGAAATGTGATGCTGAAGTTATTGCAATGTTACGACAAGGGGATGATAGCAGTGGTGTTGCGAAGGTGAATTAACAACTACGATAGGGTAACAATGCCATGACAACAAAAGAAGTTATAGTGCAATATCATGAAGTGACGGCATCGAGAAATCGGCGTTTTGTTTTCAGATATGTGGTGCACGCCTCGCTGCACCACTTGTCATGGCAACCTTCCACGGTACATATAGTGTTTACACTACATATGATGCACACGAATCGTGCACTTTTCTTTCCCTGGCCCTGCATGCAACGGTGTGACGTTAGTGGTGCGATGGCACATCCCCATCCATGACAGCAAGGCTGCACTCCTATGGGAATGACGAAATTGCATGTTGCCAATGGATTCACATAAACAATAGCGCGCTGGTTGCGGAGATGACGTGTAATCACATTCAAATCACCTGACTCACTGATCTGCTCCTATTGCCACTGAATGCAGCGTTTCCTGGCCCTGGGTCTGGTGGTGCTGCTAGGATGTAGCCAGGAACTAGCAGGGTTACCAGTGGCACGACAACCAGAACACATTATTTTGGCTTCGACCCTTGCATTCCGCAAGAACTGCTGAACAAGGCAGCAGCTAGCACAAGGCAATGCTGAGCAGCGCAAGCGATTGCCTAGAAAGTGCACAAGAAGCTCCCGCTGAAAAGAAACCCCAGAAACATCacgacaaacacacacacacctctaTCACAAAAAGGAATGTCGGCACGTGTAGGTCAGGTGGGGCAGCCAACTGCCGCAAAACCACACACATTTCTAATGCCCATGCAGATGGCGGCAGGTGTCGGCGCATGGGAGCAGCAAGGAGGCACCACGTGACAGAGAACCATGCACATTTCGAGCGCACAAAGACACGTGCCAGCACAAGGGAGCAGGAAAGGGGAGGCACTAACAGCCAAAATGACGCGCACACTTGTAATGCAGAAGGAGGCGGCGGCACATCAAGGGGAGATCGCAACAAAAGCACAAACACACCCAGCGcaggaggagcaagtgtcagTACATGGGAAAATCTCACACAAAGCCACGCACACTTCTCGGGCAGAAGGAGGCGGCGGCAGGTGTCGGCACATCGGAGCAGCAAGGGAAGGCAGCAACAAAAGCACAAACACACCCAGCGcaggaggagcaagtgtcagcacaTGGGAGCGCCTGGCACAAAGCCACACACACTTCTAAGACAGAAGGAGGCGGCGGCAGATGTCTGCACATGGGAGCagcaaggggaggcagcaacaaaAGCACAAGCACACCCAGCGCCCGAGAAACAAGTGTCAGCACAAAGCCACACACACTTCTAAGACAGGAGGAGGCGGCGGCAGGCGTCGGCACATGGGAGCAGCAAGGGGAAAAAGCTACTGCCACAAAACCACACACACCTCTAATGCACAAGGACAAGGCGGCACAAGGGAGCAGCAAGTGCAGGCAGCTACTGCCACAAAACGGCGCACACTTCTAGTGCAGAAGGACAAGTGTCAGCACACGGCAGCGTCTGGCACGAACGCAGGCACACTTCTAGCGCAGAATAACAAGCGTCGGCACATGGCAGCGTCTGGCACGAAAGCCCGTACGCTTCTGGCGCAACATGACTTGCGTCAACACATTGCAGTGTCTGGTACAAAAACCGACACTTCGAGTGAAGACGGGCAAGTGTTAGTGCGTGGCAGCCGCAAGGTAGGGCAGCATACATTGTAGAAGCACATGCTAGAAGTGCCAATACCTGCATGTGTAATTCACTGCTGCTCAAAAAAAATGCTCTAAGAAGAATTCCGgtgaaaacgggagtaactgcgcagttggtcccaaaaagggcgctttcgtccctcaagggagtaactgcatggatgtgcgtgccgtgtgcaaattttggagagtaagtgtttagtccctggtcggaaagagagcaacgggaggacgaacggcaacagttactccccgtgcgctccgctgttttcgtccgtgttgtgcagtgatgcggcaaaaactgtattgtctataaatcgtgaatagctcgaagttcgtgcactgtctattgaactacatgcaaagcagcactttgcctcttcgtgcgaaaattgcgtgaaatttaaagttGGAATGTGAATAGCCATGccttcgtgcgcacaccataagtgagcgatatacattaaacgcgcaagtcattgatagactgccagattttgctggtcaatagtacctaagttccttccatTCCAAAgagattacgaacttaactgaagcgatttgtagctcaaacgggacacactAAGCAACAGAGCAATTGTCCGTAGGTGCCCcatttgagctcgctacacgtttacatcgcctagtgcctcagtttaaagcaccctaagaatactcgggcagatttcttttcgcactcgcttatggttgcaagtacactcaacgttacactcaccccgcacagcatacacaaaatgccgagtcgcttttacattgccgcGCCTGCGCTTTGATGCTTAACCTGTCTCAATTTCCTACCCCCCATCAACCTATCtgccgtggtgcagtggttacagTCGCTGACTTGGGAGcgcgaggacgtgagttcgaatcttACTTTCGGgcaacttcgtttttttttctttctttagctctGTACTCATTTTTAatagggtataaatgcctaatttcatcaattccacctttgcggagcatcgggaATAATGACCGTTACTCCCTTCGGGAGCATCGGAGaagagcaactgttagtcctcagaggagtaacggcatggggagtaacagttcatcccctcgcacttaccccctcaagggaggaatggttgtggcagatcagttgctcccctaaaggagtaacctcagtaccccatttcctccttttcttcttagagtgaCAGCCTACTATTGCAGGCGACGTGCATGGCAAACTGGTCTCTGTACGTGCTGGTTACGAGCAATGGAGAGTATTGCAATTTGCCTTGCACGTGCTGCCCTTCCGTGCAAATATAGTGCCCGCCTGGCTCGAGGTGCTGCACTCTGTGACCCTGTGCTGCTTGAGGCGTGCGGACGGTCACCGTCGTTGTCGTCGCCTTCAGGGTACACGCGGCCCGTATGCGGCACATCTGCGTCAATGCAGAGATTGTGCACTGCCGCACACGCTGCCACAATTGTTGCTGCCTTTTTGGGGCCGTAATGGAAGGCGCGGTGTCGCTGCAGGCATCGGAAGCAGCTCTTCATGGCGCCGATGCAGCGCTCCACCGCTGACCTTGTGGATGTGTGCGCAGCGTTGTAGCGCCCTTCCGGTGTGTGGAGGGCAGAGTGGCCGGGCGCAGGCGTGAAGAGCCACGGCTCAAGAGGGTAAGATTGTCGCCTGCACATATACAGATAGCTGTCATACTATCTCTGACATCTTATACAATATAGGACAACATACACACGCATCGCGTACTGTTTTCTTTTGAAATCAACTTCGTTACTACTCACCCAGAAGATACTCGCCGTCTTGGACGGCAATGCGGCCGCTAACGATGCGCCGGCGAAGCGACGCGTACTGCCACACGTGCGCATCGTGACAGGAGCCAGCGAACCGCGGGTCAACGTAAAGTACCTTCAAGTCCGAGTCACACCCCTGAAACACATTACAGAGAATAGCGTGACGGTGATACCAATGACTGTCCATTAATTGTTTCTCGACCACAGGTGCAATTTCGTTTAAAATTTCCGGCGCAAGTATGTTGCCTTCTGCGCAGGAGGCAGCTCCGGGCCGACAATGGCGATGAACGTGCCATCCACACACCCAGTCACGCCGCCGAGCCTGCCCTGCTGCAAGAATCCCTGCTTAAGGGCTGCTCGCTCGCTGGCGGTGCGGGGGAAGGCCATCCATCCCCGCTCCTTCCCAACCACAACAATGGTCCGCGCGACCTTCGCTATGCAGCGGCTTACAGGTGACTGCGACATGTCAATCGTCGCCTCACTGTTGACTGACGACTGGAAGCTGCCTGTTGCAAAGAACCTGAGGGTACAGAGAACTTGGTCCTCAACGCTCAGGCCCCCCGCGGTCCGCGGCTCCAGTAAGTGAGCTAGCTCACTGCAAAGTAGCCGGACGGCACTCTTCGTCATCCGGAAGTGCCGCTGAACAGCTTCTCCCCTCATGGCGAAGGCGTCAGAGCTGGAGCGGGTATGGCGTTCCCGCCGTCGCGCGAGAGACCACGCGAGCAGTGCGTTGTTCATGGCGCTGCTGTGAGCGGCTCCAATACACTGCCACCCACACTTGTCGCTTGCACAAGGGAACACAACCTAACACTAACAATAATCAACAAATAATCGCCGCGAAACAACATGTGCAACACGCCATCAAAAACACTACTAGAAACTACCACCTTTCTACCCTCTACTAGACTCCACCAGCAATCGAACGCCAAAAGACGCCTTCGTTTACTCAATGTATGTCAGGAGCACCCATATAAACCGTGACGTTAAAATGACGTAGACAGGAACTACTAGGTGGCGCTAGTTATtttccggttttgtcaaagcagccattcagcCCGCGCCGTTGGCAGAGgcgtggccaaggcgatagtttcgcggaaggcgaacgtttcagaatacggcccctgcttAGCTGTATTGGAGGCGAGGAGTTACGGTGTCGCCATCTAAAGGAAGcacctcgcttgcgtagtatgagcgataacgcggcgcgctcctcataggtttgtaTTGTCAGctctcaataaaaacaccacgccgGAGCCCTACTGGACATTCCTGTAAGTACTTTTGAAACGAGTCATGtcttttactgtcaaaataataatcttgcgCAAACAGAAatcacagaatcgtttacagacgctatctctttacaaAATACTACAGTGGATAGTCACTGCGCGCATTCGCCGCGATGGAGCCTCCCGAACCGGCTCCTTGCGTGAAAGGCAACCAATCGCCGAGAGCTGTCTGTATAACGAAAGGGAGCATAACAGAAGAAGCCTGAATACAGCAATCGCAAAGGTTCTCAGCGACCGAATGCGCGTCCGCATGCATGCCTGCGCACGAAGTTTCGCTTTCTCTgcaagcgcgttttcgcaccgtgccgcgtGCTTTAGGCCGCTGCATATGAACATTTCAGAGTACACAGCAACCTTTGTTGCCTAGGCACTATGAGAGCAGTTAATTCCGTTATAACTAGAGACCTGACGCCAACGGCGATTTCTGATTTGCCGTCGCGACGACTCAATTTATTTCTTCTAAATTTTTGCACATTTCAATATCATTTGTCAAGTTGTGTCGCACTATCTTTATCGGTCTTCTCAACGAGCAACGtcccactgcttctttttcttgaCGCAGTACATGCATTCATTGTTCGGTGCTAACACAAACGTAAACATATGAAATGCCTGTTTAAATATGcttcttaccgttccctttccctcccagtgaacttgccagtgtctagtatcagcaagttcatagaccaaaactTCATGACTTCGCGACTGCTGTTGGAAGGAGAGGCAGCCTACGAAGCGAAACATGTAGCATGCAATGCGAAGAAGGAAGAGGCCACAAGATCGTTTGCTGGGCTTGTTCTCCCAATGTTGGTAGTAAACAAGGACTCGCATAAGCTGTAAATTGCTGTGACAGATATAGAAGTTAGTGCAGCAACTTTCAGCTGCAACGCAGTTTAAAAACAAATTTATATGTACTAAAATGCAAATTTCTTGAAGCACTACATTTAATAGTACTTTTTATGAAATACTTTCATTACCTTGAGCGTATATTCAAACTATGTTAACATTGATGAAAAATAATTAGACCACTTTCTTGTTATATTCCAAGCAGAAAAACTACAAATAACTACCCCTGTTTTTCTTGGTTTCCTTATGTGCTGGCTTCACatggttgtgactaacaaaaattaGCAACATCAGTTACCCTTCTTTTCAACTGGAATTCAGGTATTCTACAAATGTCAGTAAAATGACTGCTCATATAGTGCATGTCTGTGGGCACAAGAGAGCACCGCTGACATATATTAGCGACATCTTATTGTGCTCGTCTATGTTCATGACCGAATGTCATTTCTATGAGTGGATATGGCTGTTAGTATGGCATCGATTCATTCAGTAAGCATGTATATTACTCTAACAGCTGGTTCTGTATGTCTTCATTCAAGATGCACAAAAGCAAGCACAAGGTTGCACTCCTTCTACATATAATGCAAGAGACGCCTTTGACATTCCGTCTTCCGCTGATCGTCCCCAGCTGTGGGGCAAAGAGCTTAAGGCAGGTGTCAAAGGTAAATGTGCGCCCAGGAAGATTGCGGATCTTCCTTGTTCAAAAAAAGGTAAGCAACAATTACTAACTTGGTTAATGGGGCGTTAATGTTATAGGAGCAGTAAAATAAAGCACAGCCAAGTAATAGATGGATGTTTATTCGTGCAACGCTTCAGCTGAACGACCATGTAGAGCTTCCTACTGAGGACACCTTAAGCAGGCTGCTGGATGCTTTGCCCTACAGTTCTACAACATTACGGCACAGTTAAACCAGTAAGCATACCTTTACTACTATTAAGGCATCATTGGCTGCCAACACCATTTGCGCACAGATAATGCCAACTACAAGAAATTGTACAGGCCGCTGTCGGAGAGAAGACATTTGGTGGAATCGCTCTTATAAAGCACTCCAGCTCTTCGTACTAGCCAAGGCTATTAACACACTGTGCAACCACACAGACAGGAACTGTTGCTGCTACACTTTGCTTGCTGAAAGCAGCAAACCCAGGTACGTTGAAGCTTGCAGTGATGTGCAATTCAGTACTACCACTAAAATTCATCCTTCCTTTAACAGTGGAATGCAACGTACATTTCACTGAAGCTGTAAGGCTGACTAGAAATTATTCCACATACACCACTTAATGTTATCTGCCACACACTTTGGTGCTGGTTGCTGCAAACGTAACTTGCCTAGGTAGTGGGTTGCAATTTTTTCTGTTGGGCCATCCACTTAAGCTGCAGGAAGACCTTAAAACAAAGTTTTTCCAACTATATATTTGTTTCCATTGCCTGAAACTTTTTTCCAGTTGCACATTAAAGCACAAGTTTACAAGAAAGCACAGACAAATGAAGTTTTGGTAATGAGCCAATTGTATTTATTACCAATGCACTGCATGTAGTCACAGTCATCTTTTGCTAGAACTTACAGGTGTAAATAATATGTACAGAATGGAGCAACCACTTGTGTAAATTGTAGACAATGTAGTCATAGAGTGTAAACATAAATACAAGGCAGATTATGTGCAACGAGCGAAACTGCAGTGCaccttcttggcggcaagggttaaccttgtgtggctatccaaccttgggtacaccatatttggttatagtggcggcgtacgactggcgtcgtgcagacttgcatgcaagctctgccgcgtcccctctttgggctccgtggtgggcggtcggcgctgttgccgaatctttatatatttcatggaaacttctttccccaaacttcctgatcgccatcagaaacgagggcgcaccgaagatatttttcaatttttcggacgacaagtccacaactttcctcgattccacgtgattcattcagaaaagccagacaaactagtgcgatccatttcaccgttccttctTCCAAGACTTTGaccgaagttttcggtacaggataTAACGTGTCCAGAATGTCAAatggtgatctccttttggagctccaagatcagaagcagtatgagaagctgccgaaacttgtgtcatttggagagacccaagtaacagtaaccccgcaccgtaccatgaacacaagccgcggtgttgtctcggacgatgacttgctggagctcactgaggatgaactcttggagggcttcagtgaccagaatgttatcaatgttaaaagaattaagatcaggcgtgacagtaaagaaatcaagaccaaacaccttatattgactttcggctcaagtattctgcccgagtctgtagaggccagGTACATCaaactccgtgttaggccatatgtgccaaatccccttagatgtttcaaatgccaacgcttcggccacagttcgcagagctgccgaggccgtcaaacctgtgcgaagtgcagtgcccacgaacataattctgaagcttgcaagaacactctccattgtgtaaactgtgaaggcgagcacgcagcatactcgcggtcgtgcccgtcctggaaaaaagagaaagacatagtcacaatcaaagttaaagaaaacatatcgtacaaagaggcacgcaggcgggtagcatacctgccaaagaaaagctttgccgaagtggcgcgtcaggggggcagcgtcgcaacggcctccggcggctgtccgacccacaggcagtgagtcggcagctacgccatctgcccccgcggcggttgcagctagcgctgctccgtcaaccctgaatgagggatcatcgaccccgaaggttggcgcagccgaggctaccccggcctccccggccccttcctgcgctggcaacagccggcgcagccaaatccctcagggagccccatcaacctccgggctggtgggcgcagaggtcttgccctccaaggcaggactctctcttgtaacttctcgctctcaagagcacgtgtccggcgcctcacaagaggcaatggacactacacctgtcctcaaggcgcaccaaacgcctaaggagcggcgaggctcactCGAACGccccagaaagggcagaacccccgttacagggccttgaaagagctctgtaacctaaggcatcacttccgtttccgtacacacagcaccaatttactctaaatatggatacacaaattattcaatggaacgtcagaggtcttcttagaaacctggatgacgtacaagaactcatacacaaacacaatccaaaagtgctgtgtctacaggaaacacacttaaaaccacaacacacaaactttctccgaccgtatgtcacgtttcgcaaacatcgcgatgatgctgtcgtatcatcaggcggtgttgccattttggttcatataagtatttcctgtcagcgtttacagctacaaacgc
Coding sequences within:
- the LOC140215866 gene encoding putative nuclease HARBI1, which encodes MRGEAVQRHFRMTKSAVRLLCSELAHLLEPRTAGGLSVEDQVLCTLRFFATGSFQSSVNSEATIDMSQSPVSRCIAKVARTIVVVGKERGWMAFPRTASERAALKQGFLQQGRLGGVTGCVDGTFIAIVGPELPPAQKGCDSDLKVLYVDPRFAGSCHDAHVWQYASLRRRIVSGRIAVQDGEYLLDICRRLLLS